A stretch of the Opisthocomus hoazin isolate bOpiHoa1 chromosome 2, bOpiHoa1.hap1, whole genome shotgun sequence genome encodes the following:
- the MAP1LC3C gene encoding microtubule-associated protein 1 light chain 3 gamma, which produces MQAMPGAPAARPFKLRKSFATRLEEVAGIRAKFPTKIPVIVERYHKEKYLPLLDKTKFLVPEELTMTQFITIIRSRMALTATQAFYLLVNNKSLASMSLTMAEVYRDYKDEDGFVYMTYASQEMFGCFLPTAQGKAMECLQKT; this is translated from the exons atgcagGCGATGCCCGGCGCGCCGGCGGCCAGGCCGTTCAAGCTGAGGAAGAGTTTCG CCACCCGGCTGGAGGAAGTGGCGGGGATCCGCGCGAAGTTCCCGACGAAAATCCCG GTCATTGTTGAGAGGTACCACAAGGAGAAGTACCTTCCTCTCTTGGACAAAACCAAGTTTCTTGTTCCCGAGGAGCTGACCATGACGCAGTTCATCACCATCATCAG AAGCAGGATGGCTCTAACTGCTACGCAAGCTTTCTACCTGCTGGTGAACAACAAAAGCCTAGCCAGTATGTCCTTGACAATGGCAGAAGTGTACAGGGACTACAAAGATGAAGATGGCTTTGTGTATATGACATACGCTTCCCAGGAGATGTTTGGATGCTTTTTACCCACCGCTCAAGGGAAAGCTATGGAATGCCTTCAAAAAACTTAA